GACGCCCGGTACGCGCCAACTCGGCCACCGCGATGCAGAGCCGCCGGTTGGCCGACAACTGCTCGGCGTACGTCTCGGGCAGCGCGCCCCCGACGACAAGCGCACGGGTGCCGACCGGCAGTGCCTCGTCGCGCAGCGGATCGACGGTGACGACCTCGGCGCCGGCGGCCCGCAGCAACTCGGCGGTCTCCGCGTGGCTGAAGCTGCCGCCCGGCCCACCCGCCACTGCCACCAACGGGCGCTCCGCCGGGGCGGTGAACGCACCCAGGGCCTCCTCGGGAGACCAGGCCGGTGCCGGCAGTGGCGGGGCGGAGCGGGCCAGCCCGAGCAGCCGCTCCAGGTCGACCGTGGCGGCGACGGCCTCGCCCAACCGGCGGACCGCGCGGACGGCGTCGGCGGACCCGTCGACCACCGGCGCCACACCATGCCGCCGCGACGGCAGCACCGCCGGCAGGTCGTGGCGGCGCAGCGCGCCGTAGACCGGCACACCGACGTCGTCCAACGCCTCACGCAGCATGTCCTCGTGCCGGGAGGACGCCACCCGGTTGAGGATCACCCCGCCAAGCCACAACTGCTCGTCGTACGAGCGGAAACCGTGCACGAGGGCCGCCACCGACTGACCCATCGCGGCAACATCGACGACGAGCACCACCGGGCTGCGTAGCGCGGCGGCCGCGGCGGCCGTGGACTCCTGCTCCGGGCGGCCACCGACGGAGTCGTACAGCCCCATGCTGCCCTGCACCACGGCGAGCCCGGCACCGGCGGCGCCGTGGGCCACCAGCGGAGCGAGCCGGTCGATGCCGACCAGCCGGGGATCGATCACCCGACCTGGCCGGCCGGAGGCGAGGCCGAGGTAGGCGGCGTCGACGTGGTCCGGCCCGAGCTTGAACCCGGCGACGTCGACACCCCGCTCGGCCAGGGCGGCGAGCAGCCCGATCGCCAGCGCGTTCTTACCGTGCCCGGAGGACGGCGCGCTGAGCACCAGGCGCGGCACGACGGTCATCATCGACTCCTCGCGAGCGGCAGCGGGTACGCGACGGGACGACCGGGGCCGATCCGTCGGCGTGACGATACCCGTCCGACTGAAGACGCGAGCACCGCCAACCGGGGCCAGCGGACCGCTCCCGGCACGGATCCGGCCCGGTCCAGCTCAGTGGCGCCGGTCATACGAGTAGCCTCGGTGCCGTGTACCGGTTCCTGCTGAGCCCACGCTGGCTGGGCGCTCTCGCGCTGACCCTGGTAGCGGCTGCCGTCATGGTGTTCCTCGGCAACTGGCAGCTGGACCGCTACCGGGGGCGTACCGAGGTCAACGAACAGATCGACGCGGGCCAGCGGATGGCCCCGGCACCGCTGGCCAACGCGCTGCGCGTCCCCACCGGCGGCGCCGGGACGGTGGGCCCGGC
The window above is part of the Micromonospora sp. LH3U1 genome. Proteins encoded here:
- a CDS encoding cobyrinate a,c-diamide synthase: MTVVPRLVLSAPSSGHGKNALAIGLLAALAERGVDVAGFKLGPDHVDAAYLGLASGRPGRVIDPRLVGIDRLAPLVAHGAAGAGLAVVQGSMGLYDSVGGRPEQESTAAAAAALRSPVVLVVDVAAMGQSVAALVHGFRSYDEQLWLGGVILNRVASSRHEDMLREALDDVGVPVYGALRRHDLPAVLPSRRHGVAPVVDGSADAVRAVRRLGEAVAATVDLERLLGLARSAPPLPAPAWSPEEALGAFTAPAERPLVAVAGGPGGSFSHAETAELLRAAGAEVVTVDPLRDEALPVGTRALVVGGALPETYAEQLSANRRLCIAVAELARTGRPVVAEGAGLLWLARELDGLPMCGVLDAVGVSRDGLVAGYREATAQTDSVVAAHGTVLVGHKAHRAVLTPRAGQRPAWSWDGGAPEGFVWRNVHASQLTLHWAGHPATAARLVAAAAADPTNEVVPAQPGGVSV